In Sorghum bicolor cultivar BTx623 chromosome 10, Sorghum_bicolor_NCBIv3, whole genome shotgun sequence, one genomic interval encodes:
- the LOC8061989 gene encoding putative heat stress transcription factor A-6a, with product MSSAKTPTEPTHQPTTQRDELIAAPAARPPRLRRMERPAVTVKQEEDDDDVVVVLDADGDAAGGHWPGAAGAAPAPAPEPWQTPAGSAVPPFLAKTFELVEDPATDGVISWGAARNSFVVWDPHAFSAGHLPRRFKHGNFSTFLRQLNTYGFRKVSPDRWEFAHAEFLAGQRPLLVNIQRRRPGSTASTPSSAGAGGGGDRDNSELKRLRRDREALARELTRLRREQEEARAQLLDMERRVRGTERRQEQCTASLARAVRSPAFLDGLLARRGQGGRGGAHVEAAGRKRRLLDAAAAATAPDAADVLAFEELALAAGAEVEAAAQISDAGNATDMMWYELLGEEQVEIDAEVDELVAAAAATEAAAEPWAEMDEKEVEELVAAAATAATEAEPWAEMDDEEVEELVQQIDCIGSTGP from the exons ATGTCTTCCGCCAAAACACCAACCGAACCCACCCACCAGCCTACTACTCAACGCGACGAACTCATCGCAGCACCTGCTGCGCGCCCTCCGCGGCTCCGCCGGATGGAGCGCCCAGCCGTGACGGTTAagcaggaggaggacgacgacgatgtGGTAGTGGTGTTAGACGCCGACGGCGACGCTGCTGGCGGGCACTGGCCGGGAGCCGCcggcgcggcgccggcgccggcgccggagccTTGGCAGACGCCGGCGGGGTCCGCGGTTCCGCCGTTCCTGGCGAAGACGTTCGAGCTTGTGGAGGACCCGGCGACGGACGGCGTGATCTCGTGGGGCGCCGCGCGGAACAGCTTCGTGGTCTGGGATCCACACGCCTTCTCGGCGGGGCACCTTCCCCGCCGCTTCAAGCACGGCAACTTCTCCACCTTCCTCCGGCAGCTCAACACCTAC GGATTCCGCAAGGTGAGCCCTGACAGGTGGGAGTTCGCGCACGCCGAATTCCTCGCGGGGCAGCGGCCCCTCCTCGTGAACATCCAGCGGCGCCGCCCGGGATCCACAGCGTCTACTCCGTCTTCGGCaggggccggcggcggcggagaccgTGATAACAGCGAGCTCAAGAGGCTGCGGCGGGACCGGGAGGCGCTGGCGCGGGAGCTGACGCGGCTGCGGCGCGAGCAGGAGGAGGCCCGCGCGCAGCTGCTGGACATGGAGCGGCGCGTGCGGGGCACGGAGCGGCGGCAGGAGCAGTGCACGGCCTCCCTGGCGCGCGCCGTCAGGAGCCCGGCCTTCCTGGACGGCCTGCTGGCGCGCCGCGGCCaaggcggccgcggcggcgcgcacGTAGAGGCCGCCGGCAGGAAGCGGCGGCTGCTCGACGCTGCCGCGGCCGCGACCGCGCCGGACGCAGCGGACGTCCTCGCCTTCGAGGAGCTGGCGCTGGCAGCGGGCGCCGAGGTCGAGGCGGCGGCGCAGATTTCTGACGCCGGTAACGCCACGGACATGATGTGGTACGAGCTGCTCGGGGAGGAGCAGGTGGAGATCGACGCCGAGGTGGACGAGCTCGTCGCGGCCGCGGCTGCCActgaggcggcggcggagccATGGGCGGAGATGGACGAGAAAGAGGTTGAGGAGCTCGTCGCGGCTGCGGCTACAGCTGCCACTGAGGCGGAGCCGTGGGCGGAGATGGACGACGAAGAGGTTGAGGAGCTTGTACAGCAGATAGACTGCATTGGCTCGACGGGCCCCTGA